A single region of the Vanessa atalanta chromosome Z, ilVanAtal1.2, whole genome shotgun sequence genome encodes:
- the LOC125076088 gene encoding hypodermin-B-like: protein MIAIAYLILFWPAGSFGQGDRYNGTKEDSNATLFEVTGYPLTGDIPLLNRKIFRGSRVNIREHPYIVSIRRNNCHYLTGTLITKNLVLTVAHPIIGVPIQHLKIVAGENYSDRGTSLLTVILVVVHQNFDPFTLNADLAMLRFYEDVIFKSSIKSISLIMPHKPFFDSDAFVTGWGRCDLTDKELCLPRSSDWFPDERMDPMLRTVSFHIDRENFYCDGYKQHDTKVRPGMLCLGPAREEKPSFACLAVPGAPLVVKAKLAGILSWGFGCGYLHDLPLLYTSVQYYTMWIAQNIISFRKLSMQNFSQLFQATKSFIILEWLVKNRVSKPPYHQHGVSYRELQMLELDRELSKIQGDLYDIRDFINKEELHSKKQLMYRVIKEEQIKNKTKNMEKIVLMQQLKIKTYPFISNKTLIDINIKYDDYNNSDDD from the exons ATGATAGCTATTGCATATCTTATAC TATTTTGGCCGGCGGGATCTTTTGGCCAAGGCGACCGGTATAATGGAACCAAGGAAGATTCGAATGCGACATTATTTGAAGTTACCGGTTATCCCTTGACGGGTGACATACCGCTACTTAATCGAAAG ATATTCCGAGGATCTCGAGTAAATATAAGAGAGCATCCTTACATTGTGAGCATACGTCGAAACAACTGTCACTACTTAACGGGCACTTTGATTACGAAGAACCTTGTTCTAACAGTGGCGCATCCTATAATAGG tgtcCCAATACAACATCTAAAGATAGTTGCAGGAGAAAACTATTCAGACAGAGGAACATCACTATTGACAGTAATACTGGTCGTAGTTCATCAAAACTTTGATCCATTTACGCTCAACGCGGATTTGGCCATGCTCAGGTTTTACGAAGATGTTATATTcaa ATCGTCAATAAAGAGCATTTCGTTAATAATGCCTCACAAGCCATTTTTTGACAGTGACGCGTTTGTTACGGGTTGGGGCAGATGTGACTTAACG GACAAAGAACTCTGTCTGCCGCGTTCTTCGGACTGGTTCCCTGATGAAAGAATGGATCCAATGCTGAGAACCGTCTCGTTTCATATTGATCGTGAAAATTTTTACTGCGATGGATATAAACAA CATGATACGAAAGTGCGGCCAGGGATGTTATGTCTGGGTCCGGCTCGAGAAGAGAAACCGTCTTTTGCATGTTTAGCTGTTCCCGGGGCCCCACTCGTGGTGAAAGCCAAATTGGCCGGTATTTTGTCCTGGGGGTTCGGTTGCGGCTACCTTCACGATCTACCACTTCTATACACAAGTGTTCAATATTatacaat gtggATAGCACAGAATATAATATCGTTTCGCAAGCTATCCATGCAAAACTTTTCTCAACTGTTCCAAGCAACAAAGTCCTTCATAATATTGGAATGGTTGGTAAAGAATAGAGTTTCGAAACCGCCTTATCATCAACATGGTGTCAGCTACAGAGAGTTGCAAATGTTAGAACTGGACCGCGAACTTTCCAAGATACAAGGTGATCTGTACGATATtagagattttattaataaagaagaaCTGCATTCAAAGAAACAACTAATGTATCGAGTTATTAAGGaggaacaaattaaaaataaaacgaaaaatatggaaaaaattGTTCTAATGCAgcagttgaaaataaaaacctacccattcataagtaataaaaccttaatagatattaatatcaaatatgacgattacaataattctgatgatgattaa
- the LOC125076328 gene encoding solute carrier family 15 member 1-like, with product MHSRPTSIFCIIATEFCERFSFCGLRTILSLYLRNVLCLHENAATVVYHIFIMMCYSMPLIGAILADNFIGRYRVILYFSIIYFIGTILLCCSAIPPLMLPQTYTSMIGLALIATGTGGIKPCVAAFGGDQFRLPEDSHQLQKFFSTFYCTVNFGGFMGMVVTPALRRGIMCFGDDACYALGFGFPAILVLISIVIFVMGKPWYKIKQPRDNITLKFVLCAWYAIKKRIRYNKNIDGPPRGHWLDYSIEKYGEKLVSDMKVVCSILYLYLPVPIFWSLFDQQGSRWTFQASRLRSEVFGVTLMPDQLQVMNPAMVLLMIPMCPGGAWPLLPDLSPLHKMFAGGILAAMSFVCAGILQISIERSTLQPPGHEQTGLVALNTLGCPVELSVSGEGSARVDARGTALLSPLPHRTYDVTVICPRDCSGRIMKRYTVRTHLKTVAGMFMPIIIGQNSDDEVSLYFMDPGTFVKSLTGKPKLKVVYIGNTGPNKNVTINVETEKRLNDIYYVSNSPVDHIGESAYMCLQPGKFEWRATSADGQVSGSGEGDVRAGGVYVLCVRERLDRLDAAVLHAPNPPNELQLAWIVPQYLLVSMAEIMFAVSGLEFSFTQAPKSMKTITIAAWYMSVAIGNLIVILVAQTKIFESRAKEFFVYAGMLMAAMFLFYRMAEGYCSRTIEGDGSSSESHPLLQHTHSRVVSVHSAKTSVSRQYSEPGSSESCLGRMERARPSAWPAHAVVHVGTPSTTDRRTTTLAKD from the exons atgcaTAGCCGTCCAActtcaatattttgtataattgcaACAGAATTTTGCGAACGTTTTTCTTTTTGTGGATTAAGaa CGATATTATCATTGTACTTGCGCAACGTACTATGCCTACACGAGAATGCGGCTACTGTTGTCTACCACATTTTCATCATGATGTGTTATAGTATGCCTTTAATTGGAGCTATTCTAGCGGATAATTTTATAGGAAGATATCG GGTGATTTTgtacttttcaattatttattttattggaacgATTTTGTTGTGTTGTTCTGCGATTCCACCATTAATGCTTCCTCAAac TTATACATCGATGATTGGTTTGGCGTTGATAGCGACAGGAACAGGTGGTATCAAGCCCTGCGTAGCTGCCTTTGGAGGTGATCAG TTTCGCTTGCCAGAAGACAGTCATCAGTTACAAAAATTCTTTTCAACATTCTATTGTACGGTAAATTTCGGAGGATTTATGGGAATGGTTGTAACGCCAGCTCTTCGCAGAGGCATCATGTGTTTTGGTGATGACGCCTGCTACGCACTTGGCTTTGGTTTTCCTGCGATTCTTGTGCTTATTTCAATCG TCATATTTGTTATGGGAAAACCGTGGTACAAAATTAAGCAGCCGCGTGACAATATTACATTGAAGTTTGTTTTATGCGCATGG tatgcAATTAAGAAGAGAATAcggtacaataaaaatattgatggcCCTCCCCGTGGACATTGGCTCGATTACTCAATCGAGAAATATGGAGAGAAATTAGTTTCCGATATGAAAGTCGTCTGCTCAATATTATACCTCTACCTCCCGGTGCCGATTTTTTGGTCGCTATTTGATCAACAG gGATCTCGTTGGACCTTTCAAGCGTCTAGATTGCGAAGCGAAGTATTTGGCGTAACATTGATGCCTGATCAGCTTCAAGTGATGAACCCTGCAATGGTGCTATTAATGATTCCTATGTGTCCCGGCGGCGCTTGGCCACTCTTACCTGATCTCTCTCCGCTACATAAAATGTTTGCGGGCGGGATTTTAGCCGCAATGTCTTTTGTTTGCGCTGGTATACTCCAGATAAGTATAGAG CGTTCGACTTTACAACCGCCGGGGCATGAACAGACCGGTCTCGTAGCACTGAATACATTAGGATGTCCGGTGGAATTATCGGTAAGCGGCGAGGGCTCAGCGCGGGTGGACGCACGCGGCACGGCGCTCCTGTCCCCTTTACCTCACCGCACGTATGATGTCACCGTGATCTGCCCTCGCGATTGCTCCGGTAGAATTATGAAGCGATATACCGTCAGAACGCATCTGAAAACTGTAGctggaatg TTTATGCCAATCATTATAGGACAAAACTCAGACGATGAAGTATCACTCTACTTTATGGATCCAGGAACATTTGTGAAGTCGCTAACGGGAAAACCAAAGTTGAA GGTTGTTTATATAGGTAACACGGGACCGAACAAGAACGTGACGATTAATGTGGAAACGGAGAAGAGATTGAATGATATTTACTACGTGTCGAACTCGCCAGTCGATCATATCGGAGAGTCCGCTTACATGTGCCTACAGCCAGGAAA ATTTGAATGGCGCGCTACGAGTGCTGATGGACAGGTATCAGGATCGGGCGAAGGTGACGTGCGCGCGGGCGGCGTCTACGTGCTGTGCGTGCGCGAGCGACTGGACCGGCTGGACGCGGCGGTGCTGCACGCTCCCAACCCACCTAACGAGCTGCAGCTGGCGTGGATCGTGCCGCAGTATCTGCTCGTTTCGATGGCTGAGATCATGTTCGCCGTCTCGGGGCTCGAGTTTTCATTCACTCAG GCACCTAAAAGTATGAAGACAATCACGATTGCCGCATGGTACATGTCTGTAGCGATAGGAAATCTCATAGTGATCCTTGTAGCACAAACCAAGATATTCGAATCTAgg GCGAAAGAATTTTTTGTTTACGCTGGTATGCTGATGGCCGCcatgtttcttttttatcgGATGGCTGAAGGCTATTGTTCAAGAACAATAGAGGGAGACGGGTCCTCCTCAGAAAGTCATCCATTACTGCAGCACACACATTCTAGG gtGGTATCGGTTCATTCGGCGAAAACATCTGTAAGTCGGCAGTACAGTGAGCCGGGTAGCAGCGAATCCTGTCTAGGTCGCATGGAGCGCGCTAGACCCTCGGCCTGGCCCGCGCACGCTGTCGTGCACGTCGGTACACCGAGCACCACTGACCGGAGAACTACTACGTTAGCTAAAGATTAA
- the LOC125075807 gene encoding protein scabrous-like, which translates to MKCIIFCALLFCLWTVNAREIDFKQELQALGEQIELLKTLHLTDVSRLKKEIDELKKNPASACTDNHERNEQATLEWAKSSMKELRTEMRELSRNVNSSLLLHQLHTIRNELKRALSEATDLTQLARTQEARVDNLDREMGRLKLEGQQMRSMTAHLRTHFGKLTKELKAKQLEELNMDSYNDVLEPHEIRAGELKAEHGHKYRHNKMVHAQISRLARSQDQLDEYQQNLQAQMLDMQKRLDRVEEPNWDLVSAKVDFLELEAKSLRDELKNTSQKMSDFDKIHSSMLELREDVESIENKADKTIPEFRKEISKLDVSFAQLNAQSSYLKEDQENLRQSVKAIAVSVSNAIDRAEIDRLVIKNINDSIADLEIKSKQHYYRLNDHILKSEANHFDKLSNGTMGLSLPDLMVEVKELQPIEREYEDLVSQLSKDCSSISGPAEAYLIHPGNYPIETWCVNGSTLLQRRYNGSVDFNRKFNEYVRGFGEPASEYWIGLESMHQLTSDNCSSMRIDMTDIYGSWWYAEYEYFVVGSADTGYVLDIGGFKGNASDAFEYQNHMEFSTIDRDRDISNTHCAGNYEGGWWFSHCQHVNINGKYTLGLTWFDSARNEWIAVATSEMRMYRRPGCS; encoded by the exons ATGAAGTGCATTATATTTTGTGcccttttattttgtttatggaCTGTGAATGCCCGCGAAATAGACTTTAAGCAAGAACTGCAGGCGCTGGGTGAGCAGATCGAGTTGCTTAAAACTCTTCATCTGACCGACGTATCCCGCCTGAAGAAGGAAATCGACGAGCTCAa GAAAAATCCAGCTTCTGCCTGCACCGACAATCATGAACGCAACGAGCAAGCTACTTTGGAGTGGGCCAAGAGTTCCATGAAGGAACTTCGTACTGAGATGCGTGAGCTTAGTCGCAACGTCAATAGTTCTCTACTCCTTCACCAGCTCCATACCATTCGAAATGAG ttgaaACGAGCTTTGTCGGAAGCTACGGACTTGACTCAGCTCGCGCGAACACAAGAGGCAAGAGTTGACAACCTGGATAGAGAAATGGGACGTCTCAAGTTAGAGGGCCAGCAGATGAGAAGTATGACTGCACATCTGCGCACGCATTTCGGAAAACTAACTAAGGAG CTCAAAGCAAAACAACTCGAAGAACTTAACATGGACAGTTACAACGACGTTCTAGAGCCACATGAAATCAGGGCGGGAGAATTGAAAGCGGAGCACGGTCATAAGTACCGTCACAACAAAATGGTTCATGCGCAAATTTCTCGCCTGGCTCGCAGCCAAGATCAACTAGATGAGTATCAACAAAATCTACAGGCACAGATGCTTGATATGCAAAAGCGACTTGATCGTGTCGAAGAACCTAACTGGGACCTCGTTTCTGCTAAAGTTGACTTTCTCGAACTTGAAGCCAAATCACTACGAGATGAGCTCAAAAACACTTCTCAGAAAATGTCAGATTTCGACAAAATACATTCTTCAATGTTAGAATTACGCGAAGACGTCGAAAGCATTGAAAACAAGGCAGATAAAACTATACCAGAATTCCGGAAAGAAATATCCAAATTAGACGTCAGTTTCGCacag cTTAATGCACAATCGTCTTATTTAAAAGAAGATCAGGAGAATCTGCGACAATCGGTGAAAGCGATTGCTGTAAGCGTAAGCAATGCTATTGACCGTGCCGAAATAGACCGCCTcgttattaagaatattaacgATTCAATAGCTGATCTGGAGATTAAGTCTAAGCAGCATTACTATCGCCTTAACGATCATATTCTCAag AGTGAAGCTAaccattttgataaattatcaaACGGTACAATGGGGCTTTCCTTACCTGATCTTATGGTTGAAGTTAAAGAACTGCAACCTATCGAACGCGAATACGAGGATCTTGTTAGTCAGCTGTCAAAAGACTGTTCTAGCATATCTGGTCCCGCAGAAGCATATCTGATCCACCCCGGCAATTATCCGATTGAGACCTGGTGCGTTAATGGAAGCACTCTACTTCAACGTCGTTACAATGGATCCGTTGACTTCAATCGCAAATTTAACGAGTACGTTCGCGGTTTCGGTGAGCCAGCTTCCGAATACTGGATAGGACTAGAGTCTATGCATCAACTGACTTCTGATAACTGTTCCTCTATGAGGATTGATATGACCGATATCTACGGTAGCTGGTGGTATGCCGAATACGAGTACTTTGTTGTGGGCAGCGCTGACACTGGCTACGTATTGGACATCGGCGGATTCAAAGGAAATGCAAGTGACGCATTTGAATACCAAAACCATATGGAATTTTCGACTATTGATCGCGATCGGGATATCTCGAACACCCATTGTGCTGGAAATTACGAAGGCGGGTGGTGGTTCTCGCACTGCCAGCATGTTAACATTAATGGAAAGTACACCCTCGGACTCACTTGGTTCGACTCTGCTAGGAATGAGTGGATCGCTGTGGCAACCAGCGAGATGCGTATGTACCGCCGGCCTGGTTGTTCTTAA